A segment of the Desulfomicrobium macestii genome:
TGCGCCCATCTGCTCGATCCGGTTCCGGCGTGCATCGAGAACATCCTGCGCCAGTTCAGGGAGACTTGCGGTCGTTCCCTTAGCGTCCAAGGCGCACCTCAAGGTCAGCAGCTTGGAGGTGATGGCCTTGCAACGCAGGCCCTGGCGCCGGATCAGGTCTATGGATTCGAGAATCTGCTCTCGGCTGTTGTTCTCAAGAACCACGTCATCCAGGATTTCTTCGATCCATCCCGCCTCATTGAGCACGACCTGTAACGGGTTGTTGATCTCGTGGGCCACGCCCGTGGCCAGCTCCCCCATGGCGGCCAGCTTGGCCGTTTCGGCCATGCGCTGCCTGGACATGTTTTCCATCCGCCGTCCTTCGGCTTCCCCGATGGCCGCAACCAGGACGTTTATGTCCGCCGGCTTGGTCAGGTAATCCCTGGCGCCGCCTTTCATGCCGGCCACAGCCGTGCCCAGGGTGGTGTCGGCCGTGAGCAGGATCACTTCCGGAGCAGGTTTTTCGGCCCGCAGGGCGTCCATGGTTTCAAGTCCGCTCATGCCCGGCATGGTGATGTCGAGGACCACGACCTCCGGTGCAAAGACCTTCGCGACCGCCAAGGCTCCCTGCCCGTCATACGCTGTCCGGACCTCCATGCCGCGCGTGCGCAGCCGCTCGGAGAGCAGGTCCGTGAAATCGCGTTCGTCGTCAACGACCAGGACTCGTACCATATCGATTTACCGCTGGGGATGTTGGTTGCCTTGGGTCACGGTACGGACACTCTCTATCAACGTGTTGATATCAAGAGGTTTTTTGTGATACATCGCCGCCCCTAGATGGACGCAGGTCTCAAAGTCCATGTCCGAGCCATGCCCGCTGAGCATGATCACGGGGAGGCCGGGCCACTGCTTGCGGATGCGGCGCAACACCTCCACGCCGCTGATTCCCGGCATGCGCAGGTCGAGCACGATCACGTCGGGCGGATCCTCGGCGATCATGTCCAGTCCGCTTTGACCGTCAAGGGCCACCTTGGCCGAGAATCCGCGCATCTCAAGCCGCTCTTGCAGCGTGGTCACGAAAGCTTCTTCGTCATCAATGAGCAAAATGCTGGGTTCGTCCATGTGCTCCTACCGCGATTGTGATCTCAAGACTGAACGGGAAAAAAGAGCCGCAGCGAACTGCCGTCCCACTCCACTCGACCCGGCGCAAGCATCGCCCCCAAGGCGGCGACTCCGTCCGGGTCGGGACTCACCCCGTCCGGGGGATAAATGGTCAGGACATGAAAATCTGCTCCGCCTTCAAGGCCGACACGCAGCACGCCTTCTTTGGTGCCCGTACCCACTGCCCACTGCAGCGCCCTGTAACCGCTCATGAGCACCTGCAGGGCGCCCATGGAAACGGGCAAGGCGTTGGGCGGGGCCGTGAGGGTCAGGGCCGCGCCTTTCAAACGTACGTAACGATCGGCCAGTTGGGACAGTGTCTTGGAGTAGGCGGTCAGGTCGCAGCATTCGAGCAGATCCGCGTCCGGCGTATGGGCCAGCCGGCTGGTGGCGTCCAGCAACCCCTTGCCACGGTCCACCTGGAAGGTGATGTTCTCAAGGGTGCGCTCCATGTTGGGCTTGTGCTTGAAATCGACCCTGGAGTTGACTTTGAGGATGTCACCCATGAGGCCCGCCGATTCCCGGATGATGGCCAGAATGTTCTGCATTTCGTGCATGTTCTGAGCCGTGACAGCACCCATGAAACGCGCTTCTTTCGGGATTTCAGACATGTTGAATTCCTTCCGGCGGATTGATGGCCTCGTTGATGGTTCGGATCAGTTCTTCGAGATCAAGGGGTTTTGTCAGATAGGCAAAGGCGCCGTGGCGCATGCCATCGATGCCGTCACGCGTCTTGCCCTGCCCGGTAAGCAGGATGACCTGGACCGTCGGGTGCTCGCTTTTGACCTTCTGCAGTACTTCGATTCCCTTCATTCCCGGCATCATGACGTCCAGCACGATCACCTGCGGCACATTGTCGGCCACGGCTTTGAGGGCCGATTCTCCGTCATGGACAACGCGGGCGTTGACCCCTCTGAGTTCCAGACGTTCGGCCAGGGTGACGATGAAATCGACTTCATCGTCCACCAACAGGATGTTCCATGTGTTCATATCCATGATTAACCTTCCACAGGGTGTTTGGGCAGCAGGATGGTCATGGTGGTGCCCTCGTTCAATTTGCTCTTGACCTTGATCTCTCCGCCCAGGCGTTTGACGATGCCGTAAGTGATGGACATGCCAAGTCCGGTGCCTTTTTCCTTTTTGGTGGTGAAGAACGGTTCGAACATGTTCTTCGCCGTCTCGTCGGACATGCCGCATCCATTGTCCTCGATGGAGATGGCGACATAGTCGTCATCCACGTTCCAGCTGGAGAGCACGATCCGCCCACCGTCGGGAACGGCGGCCAGGGCGTTGTTCAGGATGTTGAGAAAGACCTGCTGAATCTGGCCGTGATCGGTGGCGATGTTTGGCAGATTCATGGAGAGCTCGCGCTTGAGTTCGATATTGCGGTATTGGGCCTCGCGTTCGAGAAAGCCCAATGTTTCGACCAGCACGGCGTTCAGGTCCAGAATCTCGATCTTGACGTCCATGCGCTTGGCGAAGCTGAGCATGCGGTGGGTGATGCCCCGGCAGCGATCCACGGATCTGAGAATGGACTCGATCTGTCTGGCAAACTTGTCCTTGTCCGGAAAGTCGGGCCGCAGGTCCATGATGTCGCGCATGAGCCCGGCCTTTTCGTTGATGATGGCCAGAGGGTTGTTGATTTCGTGCGCGACGCCCGCGGCCAGGCGACCGATGGAGGACAGCTTCTGTGAATGCTCCATCTGGTGGATGGCGCCGAGGCGCTGTTCGTCGCTTTCCTGCAAACGGTTGATGAGCACGCTGGTCAGGCGGTAGACGGCGATGAAGATGAAGATGACGCCGGTGACAAAGATGACAAGCAGGTCAAGGCGAACCGTGTACCAGGTGCTGAAGAACGTCGGCTTGAGCTTGACGGCCACGAGAACGAAGTCCGAGTCGGCGATGAAGGCCGAAGCGATGAAGATGTCGTTCTGATCGGGGTCGCGGATACCCTGCACGTTGGATTCGAAATTCGTTGGCGGCAGGCTGAAGGGCAACATGTCCAGCACCTTCCCGTAGCGTCGCGATTCGGTCTGCAGGACTCCGTTGCGATTGACCAGAAAGGCGTCGCTGCCCGGTTCGAGGCCCATGGCCGAGATGATGCGGTCAAAATGCATGGTGTCGAGGGTGGCCCGCAGAATCCATGACTGACCGCTTTCCGTGGTGTGCCGCACCGCGATGACCACATGGGGAAATTTGCGAAAACCCAGGAATACGTCACTTATGTACGTGCCCTTGAACTGGACCTGGTGAAACCAGTCCTGGGAGGTGTAGTTGCGGTCCTTGAGATCGTAGGGGCCGGCGTAGCTGACCTGGTTGCCGGCGGTATCGATGAGCCCGAGATCGACAAAGCCGGTGAATTCGCGGCGCATGACCTGAAAGATGCGCTGCAGGTTGGCGTCGTTGGAGAGTTCGTCGAAGGAGTAGGCCGAGGCGATGAAGCTCACCGCCGAGGTCCGTTCGGCCAGGAAAAGCTCGAAGGAATGCTTGGCCTTGCCCACCAGCGCCCTGAGCGGGGCCTGGATTTCGGCCGACATGGAGCTCTGGTGCTCGTAATAATTGATTGCGGCCAGCGAGAGCAGCGGCAGCAGGGTGACCAGGGCCATGAGCGAAACGATCTTGCGCCGCAACAGTTTGTAGCGGTCGGGAGAATTGATCTCCGTGGCCAGATCGGCCTTGATGGCTTCCATGGGGCCGGACAGGATTTTTTTCATGTCGTTTCCAATGCCCGGTCGTAGAGGATGTCTCCGGCTTTGAGTGTTCCTTCCGTCAGGCGGGAGACAACGCGTTCCACCGGACCCATGACCGAGTCGATGACGTCGATGCGCTTCCAGCGCAGATAGTGGTAATACTCGTCCTCAATGCCTCCGC
Coding sequences within it:
- a CDS encoding response regulator, producing MDEPSILLIDDEEAFVTTLQERLEMRGFSAKVALDGQSGLDMIAEDPPDVIVLDLRMPGISGVEVLRRIRKQWPGLPVIMLSGHGSDMDFETCVHLGAAMYHKKPLDINTLIESVRTVTQGNQHPQR
- a CDS encoding sensor histidine kinase, with product MKKILSGPMEAIKADLATEINSPDRYKLLRRKIVSLMALVTLLPLLSLAAINYYEHQSSMSAEIQAPLRALVGKAKHSFELFLAERTSAVSFIASAYSFDELSNDANLQRIFQVMRREFTGFVDLGLIDTAGNQVSYAGPYDLKDRNYTSQDWFHQVQFKGTYISDVFLGFRKFPHVVIAVRHTTESGQSWILRATLDTMHFDRIISAMGLEPGSDAFLVNRNGVLQTESRRYGKVLDMLPFSLPPTNFESNVQGIRDPDQNDIFIASAFIADSDFVLVAVKLKPTFFSTWYTVRLDLLVIFVTGVIFIFIAVYRLTSVLINRLQESDEQRLGAIHQMEHSQKLSSIGRLAAGVAHEINNPLAIINEKAGLMRDIMDLRPDFPDKDKFARQIESILRSVDRCRGITHRMLSFAKRMDVKIEILDLNAVLVETLGFLEREAQYRNIELKRELSMNLPNIATDHGQIQQVFLNILNNALAAVPDGGRIVLSSWNVDDDYVAISIEDNGCGMSDETAKNMFEPFFTTKKEKGTGLGMSITYGIVKRLGGEIKVKSKLNEGTTMTILLPKHPVEG
- a CDS encoding hybrid sensor histidine kinase/response regulator, producing the protein MVRVLVVDDERDFTDLLSERLRTRGMEVRTAYDGQGALAVAKVFAPEVVVLDITMPGMSGLETMDALRAEKPAPEVILLTADTTLGTAVAGMKGGARDYLTKPADINVLVAAIGEAEGRRMENMSRQRMAETAKLAAMGELATGVAHEINNPLQVVLNEAGWIEEILDDVVLENNSREQILESIDLIRRQGLRCKAITSKLLTLRCALDAKGTTASLPELAQDVLDARRNRIEQMGARVEQLWPEPLQGIRLPDSEWNQVLGNLVDNALDALESTPAKERLLRLQGSIEDARLRISVQDSGCGMEEHLLTRIFEPFFSTKEVGKGIGLGLAICHGIIEAMGGSISVRSTPGHGSTFTITVPMAVHAHNEHNGPEEPASAKEE
- a CDS encoding response regulator, whose amino-acid sequence is MDMNTWNILLVDDEVDFIVTLAERLELRGVNARVVHDGESALKAVADNVPQVIVLDVMMPGMKGIEVLQKVKSEHPTVQVILLTGQGKTRDGIDGMRHGAFAYLTKPLDLEELIRTINEAINPPEGIQHV